One Phycisphaera mikurensis NBRC 102666 DNA window includes the following coding sequences:
- the urtB gene encoding urea ABC transporter permease subunit UrtB: protein MRVHLPLLMATLLALPIGAQENPRTVGVSGEKEARSADLIVGPGVAEVPESAAAVPEAEEEQADAVGRVILAAVPELGERKTAEDAVDRLIGLKDVRVKRLFERLVASEVYERGDEAGIVWAPVIADAEDGSGMQASLYPLLAEGEAAASEGETALPAAPPSAVVPFDELKRFRVFRPALNRIRDSLALIGLELDDPAERERAAIDTGNKRQSEAVPLLVELAEEDPDAGVRRAAAESLALIRASGGDPAATPGQVVAAVEQIGTLKSIRGLDLLDRLAADEEATPAVRSAAAAAAAQVQRHITATNWIKNAFFGLSLGSILVLMALGLAITFGLMGVINMAHGEMLMIGAVGTWATFTCLSGGQLFSWLPGLDTGLSAGWLYAVALPVSFLVAAAAGWLVEATIVRFLYKRPLDSLLATIGVSFVLIQLVRNWKGDNLPLVRPAWAGGSIELMQDVSFSTARLFIIALSIACVVAVAAIFRFTKAGLLVRATSQNRDMARALGVNTRRVDALTFAFGSGLAGIAGYGLYLIASVSPQMGQGYIVDSFLVVVVGGVGQLAGVVLSGFGIGFAQKMLEPLELITEPIRLFDATWANVAVLAGVVLFIQRRPGGLFPERGRQANLATGDEAPWASRPSGWTDALMMSLLVGLGLVLVPILYGSGTLSIDDVNRYGYFATYAICAVGLDLLWGYVGVLSLCQFLFFAFGAYAAGFYLINHGPKINGIPECLYYVMSGTGDLTAPAYLSLFENGFVSLLLALLIPGAVAFALGVVMFRSRVKGVYFAILTQTFTVIALRVFQKNELGMGGTNGIRITFTETLFGHPIMTTEGLGPFEQTRFRLYAISVVALILSVVVAKLITRSRYGRVLLAIRDDETRLRFGGYRTWLFKAGVFAVAGVMAGLGGALYLPQKGIITPGDMAPYWSILVVAWVAVGGRGTVWGAVIGAIGVSAMYAWMTSNHPAYWMFALGALFILTPLLLPGGVMSLPAMLGGRLRKAGGA from the coding sequence ATGAGAGTTCACCTTCCGCTGCTCATGGCGACGCTCCTCGCCCTGCCGATCGGGGCGCAGGAGAATCCGCGGACCGTGGGGGTTTCGGGCGAAAAGGAGGCACGGTCCGCGGATCTGATCGTGGGGCCGGGCGTGGCCGAGGTGCCGGAGTCAGCGGCGGCGGTTCCCGAAGCGGAGGAAGAGCAAGCCGACGCGGTGGGGCGGGTGATCCTGGCGGCGGTGCCGGAGCTGGGGGAGCGGAAGACGGCCGAGGACGCGGTCGATCGGCTCATCGGTCTCAAGGACGTCCGCGTGAAGCGGCTGTTCGAGCGGCTGGTGGCCTCGGAGGTCTACGAGCGCGGCGACGAAGCCGGAATCGTGTGGGCACCGGTCATCGCCGACGCCGAGGACGGCTCCGGGATGCAAGCCAGCCTCTACCCGCTGCTCGCGGAGGGGGAGGCGGCGGCCTCGGAGGGGGAGACGGCGCTGCCGGCGGCACCGCCCTCCGCCGTGGTGCCCTTCGACGAGCTCAAACGCTTCCGCGTCTTCCGGCCGGCGCTCAACCGGATCCGCGATTCGCTGGCGCTCATCGGGCTCGAGCTCGACGACCCCGCCGAGCGGGAGCGGGCGGCGATCGACACCGGGAACAAGCGGCAGAGCGAGGCCGTCCCGCTGCTGGTCGAACTCGCGGAGGAGGACCCGGACGCCGGCGTCCGCCGGGCCGCGGCGGAGAGCCTCGCACTGATCCGGGCGTCCGGCGGCGACCCCGCCGCGACGCCCGGGCAGGTCGTCGCCGCCGTCGAGCAGATCGGGACGCTCAAGAGCATCCGCGGGCTGGACCTGCTCGACCGGCTGGCCGCCGACGAGGAAGCAACGCCGGCGGTGCGTTCCGCGGCCGCCGCCGCCGCGGCGCAGGTCCAGCGGCACATCACCGCCACCAACTGGATCAAGAACGCGTTCTTCGGGCTCTCGCTGGGCTCGATCCTCGTGCTGATGGCGCTGGGCCTGGCCATCACCTTCGGGCTGATGGGCGTCATCAACATGGCCCACGGCGAGATGCTGATGATCGGGGCGGTGGGCACCTGGGCCACGTTCACCTGCCTCTCCGGCGGGCAGCTGTTCTCCTGGCTCCCGGGGCTGGACACCGGCCTCTCGGCCGGCTGGCTCTACGCGGTCGCGCTGCCGGTGTCGTTCCTCGTCGCCGCCGCGGCGGGCTGGCTGGTGGAGGCGACGATCGTCCGCTTCCTCTACAAGCGGCCGCTGGACTCGCTGCTGGCGACGATCGGCGTGAGCTTCGTGCTCATCCAGCTGGTGCGGAACTGGAAGGGCGACAACCTCCCGCTGGTGCGGCCGGCGTGGGCGGGCGGGTCGATCGAGCTGATGCAGGACGTGTCCTTCTCGACCGCCCGGCTGTTCATCATCGCCCTGTCGATCGCCTGCGTCGTCGCCGTCGCGGCGATCTTCCGGTTCACCAAGGCCGGCCTGCTGGTGCGGGCGACCTCGCAGAACCGGGACATGGCCCGGGCGCTCGGCGTGAACACCCGCCGGGTGGACGCGCTGACCTTTGCCTTCGGCTCGGGGCTCGCGGGCATCGCCGGCTACGGGCTGTACCTCATCGCGAGCGTCTCGCCGCAGATGGGCCAGGGCTACATCGTCGACAGCTTCCTGGTCGTCGTCGTCGGCGGCGTCGGCCAGCTCGCCGGCGTGGTGCTGAGCGGCTTCGGCATCGGCTTCGCCCAGAAGATGCTCGAGCCGCTGGAGCTGATCACCGAGCCCATCCGCCTCTTCGACGCGACGTGGGCGAACGTGGCGGTGCTCGCGGGCGTGGTGCTGTTCATCCAGCGGCGGCCCGGCGGGCTGTTCCCCGAGCGCGGCCGGCAGGCGAACCTGGCGACCGGCGACGAAGCGCCGTGGGCGTCGCGGCCGAGCGGGTGGACCGACGCGCTGATGATGTCGCTGCTGGTCGGCCTCGGCCTCGTGCTCGTGCCGATCCTCTACGGCAGCGGCACGCTGTCGATCGACGACGTGAACCGCTACGGCTACTTCGCCACCTACGCGATCTGCGCCGTCGGGCTCGATCTCCTGTGGGGCTACGTCGGCGTGCTGAGCCTGTGCCAGTTCCTGTTCTTCGCCTTCGGGGCGTACGCGGCCGGCTTCTACCTCATCAACCACGGGCCGAAGATCAACGGCATCCCCGAGTGCCTGTACTACGTGATGAGCGGGACCGGCGACCTCACGGCCCCCGCGTACCTGTCGCTCTTTGAGAACGGCTTCGTCTCGCTGCTGCTCGCGCTGCTCATCCCCGGGGCGGTGGCGTTCGCGCTGGGCGTGGTGATGTTCCGCAGCCGGGTGAAGGGCGTGTACTTCGCCATCCTCACGCAGACCTTCACGGTGATCGCGCTCCGCGTGTTCCAGAAGAACGAGCTGGGGATGGGCGGCACCAACGGCATCCGCATCACCTTCACCGAGACGCTCTTCGGCCACCCGATCATGACCACCGAGGGGCTCGGCCCCTTCGAGCAGACCCGCTTCCGGCTGTACGCGATCTCGGTGGTCGCGCTGATCCTCTCGGTCGTCGTCGCGAAGCTGATCACCCGCTCCCGCTACGGCCGCGTGCTGCTGGCGATCCGCGACGACGAGACGCGGCTGCGCTTCGGCGGCTACCGGACGTGGTTGTTCAAGGCCGGCGTCTTCGCGGTCGCCGGCGTGATGGCCGGGCTCGGCGGGGCGCTGTACCTGCCGCAGAAGGGCATCATCACCCCCGGCGACATGGCTCCCTACTGGTCCATCCTCGTCGTCGCCTGGGTCGCGGTCGGCGGCCGCGGCACGGTCTGGGGCGCCGTGATCGGCGCCATCGGCGTCTCGGCGATGTACGCGTGGATGACCTCGAACCACCCCGCCTACTGGATGTTCGCTTTGGGCGCCCTGTTCATCCTGACGCCGCTGCTCCTGCCCGGCGGGGTGATGAGCCTGCCGGCGATGCTCGGTGGGCGGTTGCGGAAGGCGGGTGGGGCGTGA
- a CDS encoding ABC transporter ATP-binding protein translates to MNDPKQYDYRVEGPRQSQLWASRYLLFLQDVTAVFDGFKALDIEDLGLGHNELRVVVGPNGAGKTTMCDVISGMTRPTTGKVYFGGEDVTGLQEAEIARRGVGRKFQVPNVFDSLTVRENMLLALPEDGPRIGGKEHRRTSDPRTHGRGGLALHAAWRSLKHAGGRETSATRDRIDALLSRVRLLDDADTPARGLSHGQRQWLAISSLILKKPRLLLVDEPAAGLTDAETALTAELLLELRSDHAIVCIEHDMEFVRLLDARVTVLNEGRVLAEGPLAEIQADAAVIEAYLGR, encoded by the coding sequence ATGAACGACCCGAAGCAGTACGACTACAGGGTCGAGGGCCCGCGGCAGAGCCAGCTCTGGGCGAGCCGGTACCTGCTGTTCCTGCAGGACGTGACGGCGGTGTTCGACGGCTTCAAGGCGCTCGACATCGAGGACCTGGGCCTCGGGCACAACGAGCTGCGCGTGGTGGTGGGGCCCAACGGGGCGGGCAAGACGACGATGTGCGACGTGATCTCGGGGATGACCCGGCCGACCACCGGCAAGGTGTACTTCGGCGGCGAGGACGTAACCGGCCTCCAGGAGGCCGAGATCGCCCGCCGCGGCGTGGGTCGGAAGTTCCAGGTGCCCAACGTGTTCGACTCGCTGACCGTCCGCGAGAACATGCTGCTCGCGCTGCCCGAGGACGGCCCCCGGATCGGCGGCAAGGAGCACCGCCGGACCAGCGACCCGAGGACGCACGGCCGCGGGGGCCTGGCCTTGCACGCGGCCTGGAGGTCGCTGAAGCACGCGGGCGGACGCGAGACCTCCGCAACACGCGACCGCATCGACGCGCTGCTCTCCCGCGTCCGCCTGCTCGACGATGCCGACACCCCCGCTCGCGGCCTGAGCCACGGCCAGCGGCAGTGGCTCGCGATCTCCTCGCTGATCCTCAAGAAGCCGCGGCTGCTGCTGGTGGACGAGCCGGCGGCGGGACTCACCGACGCCGAGACCGCGCTGACCGCGGAGCTGCTGCTGGAACTCCGGAGCGACCACGCGATCGTCTGCATCGAGCACGACATGGAGTTCGTCCGCCTCCTCGACGCCCGCGTCACCGTTCTCAACGAGGGCCGGGTCCTCGCGGAGGGCCCGCTCGCCGAGATCCAGGCCGACGCGGCGGTCATCGAGGCGTACCTGGGACGATGA
- the urtE gene encoding urea ABC transporter ATP-binding subunit UrtE — MLEATDIDFSYGGVRALSGVSLAARAGEILCVTGRNGVGKTTLMRCVMGLEKAAGGSVTLDGVDVTKLAAEKRAAAGVALVPQGRMIFPKLTVEENLRIGLQARRDGVKKIPAEIYDTFPILRDFLKRKGGDLSGGQQQQLAIGRAMAGGPKAMLLDEPTEGIQPNIIQEIGRVLQRLAAGGMAVVLVEQYLDFVKEIGDRVAVMNRGSVVASGDMSVLTPELEREYLGV, encoded by the coding sequence ATGCTTGAAGCCACCGACATCGACTTCTCCTACGGCGGCGTCCGGGCGCTCTCGGGGGTGAGCCTCGCGGCGCGGGCCGGCGAGATCCTCTGCGTGACCGGCCGCAACGGCGTGGGCAAGACCACGCTCATGCGCTGCGTGATGGGGCTGGAGAAGGCCGCCGGCGGGAGCGTCACGCTCGACGGCGTCGACGTGACGAAGCTGGCCGCCGAGAAGCGGGCGGCCGCGGGGGTCGCGCTGGTGCCGCAGGGCCGCATGATCTTCCCAAAGCTGACGGTCGAGGAGAACCTCCGCATCGGGCTGCAGGCCCGCCGCGACGGCGTGAAGAAGATCCCGGCGGAGATCTACGACACGTTCCCGATCCTCCGCGACTTCCTGAAGCGCAAGGGCGGCGACCTCTCCGGCGGCCAGCAGCAGCAGCTGGCGATCGGCCGGGCGATGGCGGGCGGCCCGAAGGCGATGCTCCTCGACGAGCCGACCGAGGGGATCCAGCCCAACATCATCCAGGAGATCGGCCGCGTGCTCCAGCGGCTCGCCGCGGGCGGCATGGCGGTCGTGCTCGTCGAGCAGTACCTGGACTTCGTGAAGGAGATCGGCGACCGGGTCGCGGTGATGAACCGCGGGTCGGTGGTCGCCTCGGGCGACATGAGCGTGCTCACGCCGGAGCTGGAGCGGGAGTACCTGGGGGTTTGA
- a CDS encoding Uma2 family endonuclease: MSHPGTLAPPMTVEHFERLSAASDERMELIRGKVIAASPAGVHHGLVTQRLARIISNFVYENALGDVAAAETGFRLSLPDDDPAEPTVRAPDIAFLRKAGSARP; the protein is encoded by the coding sequence ATGTCGCACCCCGGCACCCTCGCCCCCCCGATGACGGTGGAGCACTTCGAGCGGCTCTCCGCCGCCAGCGACGAACGGATGGAACTCATCCGCGGAAAGGTGATTGCCGCGTCTCCAGCCGGAGTCCATCACGGACTCGTCACCCAACGCCTCGCTCGGATCATCTCCAACTTCGTCTACGAGAACGCTCTGGGCGACGTTGCGGCCGCCGAAACCGGCTTCCGGCTGTCGCTGCCGGACGACGACCCCGCGGAGCCGACGGTCCGCGCCCCCGACATCGCCTTCCTGCGGAAGGCCGGGTCCGCGCGGCCCTGA
- a CDS encoding Uma2 family endonuclease has product METLSPGDGAAEVAEKVAWWLATGTPEVWSVDPANRTLTRHLPDRTSRTFTREEGVEAAPVFPGLRVELAGLFAFPAG; this is encoded by the coding sequence GTGGAGACGCTTTCGCCCGGTGACGGCGCGGCCGAAGTCGCGGAGAAGGTGGCGTGGTGGCTCGCCACCGGCACGCCGGAGGTGTGGTCGGTCGATCCCGCCAACCGCACGCTGACCCGGCACCTGCCCGACCGCACCAGCCGCACGTTCACGCGCGAGGAGGGCGTCGAAGCGGCGCCGGTGTTCCCGGGGCTCCGCGTGGAGCTGGCGGGGCTCTTCGCCTTCCCCGCCGGCTGA
- a CDS encoding urease accessory protein UreD — MHATPRIPSTAGTGRARVERVAGRSVVTSSYATSPMKLLTPRTAGGGAASVVVSGFGGGILSGDTLSLDLDVGPAAVATLGTQASTKIFHADAEGRPATQRLGARVAAEGFLAVLPDPVVCFADAAYEQRQRFDLEDGAGLVLLDAFTAGRVARSERWRFRRFASRNEVFLRGRLLLHEALELRGEDAADELVTGGFDAFATLAFAGSAAADPEVAGWLGAVSGRRPRRGDAVRVSAGRVGDRPLVTARFAGPSAEHVHAELRAALGCVATRTGTAFGDRRF; from the coding sequence GTGCACGCCACGCCGCGGATCCCGAGCACCGCCGGCACCGGCCGCGCCCGCGTCGAGCGGGTGGCGGGGCGGTCGGTCGTCACCTCGTCGTACGCGACGAGCCCGATGAAGCTGCTGACGCCGCGGACCGCGGGCGGCGGTGCGGCGTCGGTCGTGGTCAGCGGCTTCGGCGGCGGGATCCTCAGCGGGGACACGCTGAGCCTGGACCTCGACGTCGGCCCGGCCGCCGTCGCGACGCTCGGCACGCAGGCGAGCACCAAGATCTTCCACGCCGACGCGGAGGGCCGACCGGCAACGCAGCGGCTCGGCGCCCGCGTCGCGGCGGAGGGCTTCCTCGCCGTCCTGCCCGATCCGGTGGTCTGCTTCGCCGACGCGGCCTACGAGCAGCGGCAACGCTTCGACCTGGAGGACGGGGCGGGCCTCGTGCTGCTCGACGCCTTCACCGCCGGCCGCGTGGCCCGGAGCGAGCGCTGGCGCTTCCGCCGCTTCGCGTCACGCAACGAGGTCTTCCTCCGCGGCAGGCTTCTCCTGCACGAGGCGCTGGAGCTGCGCGGCGAAGACGCCGCCGACGAGCTCGTGACCGGCGGCTTCGACGCGTTCGCCACGCTCGCCTTCGCGGGCTCGGCGGCCGCCGATCCGGAAGTCGCCGGGTGGCTCGGGGCGGTTTCTGGCCGCCGCCCGCGGCGCGGCGACGCCGTCCGCGTTTCCGCCGGCCGCGTCGGGGACCGCCCGCTGGTGACCGCCCGCTTCGCGGGGCCCTCGGCCGAGCACGTTCACGCCGAGCTCCGCGCCGCGCTCGGCTGCGTCGCCACCCGCACCGGCACCGCCTTCGGCGACCGCCGCTTCTGA
- a CDS encoding phytanoyl-CoA dioxygenase family protein: MTALAPQSPPSSPDAPVTLPLAPDPANGRDLSDAEADYLFDVQGYRILRNVLSPLQLEKINGWVDRQDTDRLESGDWVGDVEVHTYGSKDGLNFQNIMEADNPVFQELIDQPAWIDQVRRYIVGDSTQHRLSIDECFLNLRRGGGFIPTHSGGDSVRFTGLFQWLNGKWAVGQINILMALDDIGPGDGGTTLIPGSHKQRFGHPLATESGKSMWDLGASGVDTLGMCEVNLNAGDAVMFTDGICHGSMPRTNPGERRIMVYRYSPQLLANRLNYIPSDEFLARLTEAQRAIVQPVPPRGRPGRTLTFQKGSGVGG; the protein is encoded by the coding sequence ATGACCGCCCTCGCCCCCCAATCGCCCCCCTCCAGCCCCGATGCACCCGTCACGCTCCCCCTCGCCCCCGATCCGGCCAACGGCCGAGACCTCTCCGACGCCGAGGCAGACTACCTCTTCGACGTGCAGGGCTACCGGATCCTGCGCAACGTGCTCTCGCCCCTGCAGCTCGAAAAGATCAACGGCTGGGTCGACCGCCAAGACACCGACCGCCTCGAATCCGGCGACTGGGTGGGTGACGTTGAGGTCCACACCTACGGCTCCAAGGACGGCCTGAACTTTCAGAACATCATGGAAGCCGACAACCCGGTCTTCCAGGAGCTGATCGACCAGCCGGCGTGGATCGACCAGGTCCGCCGCTACATCGTCGGCGACAGCACGCAGCACAGGCTGAGCATCGACGAGTGCTTCCTGAACCTCCGCCGCGGCGGGGGCTTCATCCCCACCCACTCCGGCGGCGACAGCGTCCGCTTCACCGGCCTGTTCCAATGGCTCAACGGCAAGTGGGCGGTCGGGCAGATCAACATCCTCATGGCCCTCGACGACATCGGCCCCGGCGACGGCGGGACCACGCTCATCCCCGGTAGCCACAAGCAGCGCTTCGGCCACCCGCTCGCCACCGAGAGCGGCAAGTCGATGTGGGACCTCGGCGCCAGCGGCGTCGACACCCTGGGCATGTGCGAGGTGAATCTCAACGCCGGCGACGCGGTGATGTTCACCGACGGCATCTGCCACGGCTCGATGCCGCGGACCAACCCCGGCGAGCGCCGCATCATGGTCTACCGCTACTCGCCCCAGCTGCTCGCCAACCGCCTGAACTACATCCCCAGCGACGAGTTCCTCGCGAGGCTGACCGAGGCCCAACGGGCCATCGTGCAGCCGGTGCCGCCCCGCGGGCGGCCGGGCCGGACGCTGACCTTCCAGAAGGGCAGCGGCGTGGGAGGCTGA
- a CDS encoding AraC family transcriptional regulator, whose translation MSQSHRHDELELNLVTAGRAAYVVDGRRVELNPDAALWLWPDQEHLLIQSSEAFAMWVVVWRQDAVRAAAGGDGDGCVPLGPAASDAALLAPRALSERVAADLCVVAAGIARARSPGHEAAGLAWLLREAWGAFLAAEDVPSGSRLHPAVEGAARWLGAHAHEPAADDLDALAARCGLSRSRLSRLFAAQVGETLAAHRQRRRLEAALRHLGAAGRDGTPGRATMLDAAFAGGFGSYPAFYRAHVAHLGCGPAEARRAERGGR comes from the coding sequence ATGAGCCAGAGCCACCGGCACGACGAGCTGGAGCTGAACCTGGTGACCGCGGGCCGCGCCGCCTACGTCGTGGACGGCCGCCGCGTGGAGCTCAATCCCGACGCGGCGCTGTGGTTGTGGCCGGACCAGGAGCACCTGCTGATCCAGTCGTCGGAGGCGTTCGCGATGTGGGTCGTCGTCTGGCGGCAGGACGCGGTCCGGGCGGCGGCCGGCGGGGACGGGGACGGCTGCGTGCCGCTGGGGCCGGCGGCGTCGGACGCCGCGCTTCTGGCCCCCCGGGCGCTGTCCGAGCGTGTCGCCGCCGATCTGTGCGTGGTCGCGGCGGGGATCGCCCGGGCGCGTTCGCCCGGCCACGAGGCGGCCGGGCTGGCTTGGCTGCTCCGCGAGGCCTGGGGAGCCTTCCTCGCCGCCGAGGACGTGCCCTCGGGCTCGCGCCTGCACCCCGCGGTCGAGGGCGCCGCCCGCTGGCTCGGCGCGCACGCGCACGAACCCGCCGCGGACGACCTCGACGCGCTGGCCGCCCGCTGCGGCCTCAGCCGCTCACGGCTCTCGCGCCTGTTCGCCGCCCAGGTCGGCGAGACGCTCGCCGCGCACCGGCAGCGCCGGCGCCTCGAGGCGGCGCTCCGCCACCTCGGCGCCGCCGGCCGCGACGGCACCCCCGGCCGGGCGACGATGCTCGACGCCGCCTTCGCCGGGGGTTTCGGCAGCTACCCCGCCTTCTACCGGGCCCACGTCGCGCACCTGGGCTGCGGGCCGGCGGAGGCGCGGCGTGCGGAGCGGGGGGGCCGCTGA
- a CDS encoding urease subunit gamma produces the protein MRLTPRELEKLTLHNAGFVAQKRLARGLRLNHPEAVALLAAVVLEMIRDGRRVAELMEVGRSLLGRRQVMPGVAEMLHDVQVEGTFPDGTKLVTIHHPVSSLDGDLTLALHGSFLPVPSLDLFGDEPTDDAAGDAPGAVTPAKGILEMNAGRDAIDLAVTNTGDRPVQVGSHYPFLETNAALRFDRRAGFGRRLDVPAGTAVRFEPGETKTVRLVEVAGNRVVRGGNALTDGGVGDENREAAMARVAAGGFADAPA, from the coding sequence ATGAGACTCACCCCCCGCGAACTCGAAAAGCTCACGCTGCACAACGCGGGCTTCGTCGCCCAGAAGCGGCTCGCCCGCGGGCTGCGTCTGAATCACCCCGAGGCGGTGGCCCTCCTCGCGGCGGTCGTGCTGGAGATGATCCGGGATGGACGCCGCGTCGCCGAGCTGATGGAGGTCGGCCGCTCGCTCCTGGGCCGCCGGCAGGTGATGCCCGGCGTCGCGGAGATGCTGCACGACGTGCAGGTGGAGGGCACCTTCCCCGACGGCACGAAGCTGGTGACGATCCACCACCCGGTCAGCTCGCTCGACGGCGACCTGACGCTCGCCCTGCACGGCAGCTTCCTGCCGGTGCCCTCGCTGGACCTCTTCGGCGACGAGCCCACCGACGACGCCGCGGGCGACGCGCCGGGCGCCGTCACCCCCGCGAAGGGGATCCTGGAGATGAACGCCGGCCGCGACGCAATCGACCTCGCGGTGACCAACACCGGCGACCGGCCGGTGCAGGTCGGCAGCCACTACCCCTTCCTCGAGACCAACGCCGCCCTCCGCTTCGACCGCCGCGCGGGCTTCGGCCGCCGGCTCGACGTGCCCGCCGGCACCGCCGTCCGCTTCGAGCCGGGCGAAACCAAGACCGTCCGCCTCGTGGAGGTGGCCGGGAACCGCGTCGTCCGCGGCGGCAACGCCCTCACCGACGGCGGGGTCGGCGACGAGAACCGAGAGGCCGCGATGGCCCGCGTGGCCGCCGGCGGCTTCGCCGACGCCCCCGCCTGA
- the dnaK gene encoding molecular chaperone DnaK, translated as MSKTIGIDLGTTNSVVAVMEAGAPKVLINASGNRTTPSIVAFTDKGDRLVGQPARQQQVTNPKGTVYSIKRFMGRRAGEVEEEQKMVPYGIQGSGDDLVKVEVKGKEYTPQEISAMTLGNLKKTAEDYLGESVDSAVITVPAYFNDSQRQATKEAGEIAGLKVERIINEPTAAALAYGLDKKTNEKIAVFDLGGGTFDVSVLDVGDGVFEVLATNGDGHLGGDDWDERLINHLADEFKKSDGIDLRSDAMALQRLKEAAEKAKIELSQSQETTVNLPFITATQDGPKHLMITLTRTKFEQICDDLFSRLRGPCETALKDAGLKAGEVDEVVLVGGSSRIPKVQKMAKEIFGKEPNKSINPDEVVAIGAAIQGGVLQGDVKDVLLLDVTPLSLGIETRGGVTTRLIEKNTTIPTSKKETFSTAADNQTEVTIHVLQGEREFANDNRTLGRFNLEGIKPARAGEPQIEVEFAIDANGILNVAATDKGSGKTQNIEIKGSSGLSEEEIDRMKKDAEAHAAEDAKKRELVDLKNQAETIVHQVRKQMEEAGDKLDGDTRGKVESALSNVDEKVKGDDADAIKAALTALQTEAAALAGAGAADAGAGEASSSESASSSPDNADDDVIDAEFEVKS; from the coding sequence ATGTCCAAGACCATTGGAATCGACCTCGGCACCACCAACTCGGTCGTCGCCGTCATGGAAGCCGGCGCACCCAAGGTGCTGATCAACGCCTCCGGCAACCGCACCACCCCCTCCATCGTCGCCTTCACCGACAAGGGCGACCGCCTCGTGGGCCAGCCGGCCCGCCAGCAGCAGGTGACCAACCCCAAGGGCACCGTCTACTCGATCAAGCGCTTCATGGGCCGCCGGGCCGGCGAGGTCGAGGAGGAGCAGAAGATGGTGCCCTACGGCATCCAGGGCTCCGGCGACGACCTCGTGAAGGTCGAGGTCAAGGGCAAGGAGTACACGCCGCAGGAGATCTCGGCGATGACGCTGGGGAACCTGAAGAAGACCGCCGAGGACTACCTCGGCGAGAGCGTGGACTCGGCCGTCATCACGGTGCCCGCCTACTTCAATGACTCGCAGCGCCAGGCGACCAAGGAGGCCGGGGAGATCGCCGGCCTCAAGGTCGAGCGGATCATCAACGAGCCCACCGCCGCCGCGCTCGCCTACGGCCTCGACAAGAAGACCAACGAGAAGATCGCGGTGTTCGACCTCGGCGGCGGCACCTTCGACGTCTCGGTCCTCGACGTCGGTGACGGCGTCTTCGAGGTGCTCGCCACCAACGGCGACGGCCACCTCGGCGGCGACGACTGGGACGAGCGGCTCATCAACCACCTCGCCGACGAGTTCAAGAAGAGCGACGGCATCGACCTCCGCAGCGACGCGATGGCGCTCCAGCGGCTGAAGGAAGCGGCCGAGAAGGCGAAGATCGAGCTCTCCCAGAGCCAGGAGACCACGGTCAACCTGCCCTTCATCACGGCGACGCAGGACGGCCCCAAGCACCTGATGATCACGCTGACGCGGACGAAGTTCGAGCAGATCTGCGACGACCTGTTCAGCCGCCTCCGGGGCCCGTGCGAGACGGCCCTCAAGGACGCCGGCCTCAAGGCCGGCGAGGTCGACGAGGTGGTGCTGGTCGGCGGGTCCTCGCGGATCCCCAAGGTGCAGAAGATGGCGAAGGAGATCTTCGGCAAGGAGCCCAACAAGAGCATCAACCCCGACGAGGTCGTCGCCATCGGCGCGGCCATCCAGGGCGGCGTGCTGCAGGGCGACGTGAAGGACGTGCTGCTGCTGGACGTGACCCCGCTCTCGCTGGGCATCGAGACCCGCGGCGGCGTGACCACGCGGCTGATCGAGAAGAACACCACGATCCCCACCAGCAAGAAGGAGACCTTCTCCACCGCGGCCGACAACCAGACCGAGGTCACGATCCACGTGCTTCAGGGCGAGCGGGAGTTCGCCAACGACAACCGCACGCTGGGCCGCTTCAACCTCGAAGGCATCAAGCCGGCCCGCGCCGGCGAGCCGCAGATCGAGGTGGAATTCGCCATCGACGCCAACGGCATCCTCAACGTCGCCGCCACCGACAAGGGCAGCGGCAAGACGCAAAACATCGAGATCAAGGGCTCCTCGGGCCTCTCCGAGGAGGAGATCGACCGGATGAAGAAGGATGCCGAGGCGCACGCCGCCGAGGACGCCAAGAAGCGGGAGCTGGTCGACCTGAAGAACCAGGCCGAGACGATCGTCCACCAGGTGCGCAAGCAGATGGAAGAGGCGGGCGACAAGCTCGACGGCGACACCCGCGGCAAGGTCGAGAGCGCCCTCTCCAACGTGGACGAGAAGGTCAAGGGCGACGACGCCGACGCAATCAAGGCCGCGCTCACCGCGCTGCAGACCGAGGCCGCCGCGCTCGCGGGAGCCGGTGCGGCGGATGCCGGAGCCGGGGAGGCGTCGTCTTCGGAGTCGGCCTCTTCGTCGCCGGACAACGCGGACGACGACGTCATCGACGCCGAGTTTGAAGTCAAGAGCTAA